Proteins encoded within one genomic window of Deinococcus sedimenti:
- the sufB gene encoding Fe-S cluster assembly protein SufB: MTINPEVNEINATYEYGWSSPERYAIKAPKGLSRDVVEMISKAKDEPQWMLDFRLKALDIFLSKPMPEWGADLSGLNLDEIYYYIKPEGFNARSWDDVPADVKETFERLGIPEAERAALAGVGAQYESEMVYHNLKEEWEKLGVVFLSIEDGLKEYPELFREHFATIVPPEDNKFAAVNSAVWSGGSFVYVPKGVKVDIPLQTYFRINAESSGQFERTLIIIDEGAQAHYIEGCTAPAYSSDSFHSGVIEIVVKEGARFRYSTIQNWSHNVYNLVTQRAAVYGNGVMEWVDGNLGSKVTMKYPACYLLEEGARGEVLSIAMAGRGQHQDAGAKIVHFAPHTSGTIVSKSISKDSGRSSYRGLVKIYEGAKGSKTNVECDALLLDEEARTDTYPYIEIEEKDASVGHEATVSKINDDQILYLQSRGLSEDEAAGLIVRGFIEPIAKELPLEYAVELNRLIELEMEGSVG; this comes from the coding sequence ATGACCATCAATCCCGAAGTGAACGAGATCAACGCCACGTACGAGTACGGGTGGAGCAGCCCGGAACGCTACGCGATCAAGGCCCCCAAGGGCCTGAGCCGCGACGTCGTGGAAATGATCAGCAAGGCCAAGGACGAACCCCAGTGGATGCTGGACTTCCGCCTGAAGGCCCTGGACATCTTCCTGAGCAAGCCCATGCCCGAGTGGGGCGCGGACCTGTCGGGCCTGAACCTCGACGAGATCTACTACTACATCAAGCCCGAGGGCTTCAACGCGCGCAGCTGGGACGACGTGCCCGCCGACGTGAAGGAGACCTTCGAGCGTCTGGGCATCCCCGAGGCGGAGCGCGCCGCGCTGGCCGGTGTGGGCGCGCAGTACGAATCCGAGATGGTGTACCACAACCTCAAGGAGGAGTGGGAGAAGCTCGGCGTGGTGTTCCTGAGCATCGAGGACGGCCTGAAGGAGTACCCGGAACTGTTCCGCGAGCACTTCGCGACGATCGTGCCCCCCGAGGACAACAAGTTCGCGGCCGTGAACTCGGCCGTGTGGTCGGGCGGCTCGTTCGTGTACGTGCCCAAGGGCGTCAAGGTGGACATCCCCCTGCAGACGTACTTCCGCATCAACGCGGAAAGCAGCGGGCAGTTCGAGCGCACCCTGATCATCATCGACGAGGGCGCGCAGGCGCACTACATCGAGGGCTGCACCGCCCCCGCGTACAGCAGCGACAGCTTCCACAGCGGCGTGATCGAGATCGTCGTGAAGGAAGGCGCCCGCTTCCGCTACAGCACCATCCAGAACTGGAGCCACAACGTCTACAACCTCGTGACCCAGCGCGCCGCCGTGTACGGCAACGGCGTCATGGAATGGGTGGACGGGAACCTGGGCAGCAAGGTCACCATGAAGTACCCCGCCTGCTACCTGCTGGAAGAAGGCGCGCGCGGCGAGGTCCTGAGCATCGCCATGGCCGGTCGCGGCCAGCACCAGGACGCCGGAGCGAAGATCGTGCACTTCGCGCCCCACACCAGCGGCACCATCGTGTCCAAGAGCATCAGCAAGGACTCCGGGCGCAGCAGCTACCGCGGCCTCGTGAAAATCTACGAGGGCGCCAAGGGCAGCAAGACCAACGTCGAATGCGACGCCCTCCTGCTCGACGAGGAAGCCCGCACCGACACCTACCCCTACATCGAGATCGAGGAAAAAGACGCCAGCGTCGGCCACGAAGCGACCGTCTCCAAGATCAACGACGACCAGATCCTGTACCTCCAGAGCCGCGGCCTGTCTGAAGACGAGGCGGCCGGGCTGATCGTGCGCGGCTTCATCGAACCCATCGCGAAAGAGCTCCCCCTGGAGTACGCCGTGGAACTGAACCGCCTGATCGAACTGGAAATGGAAGGCTCGGTCGGCTGA
- a CDS encoding vWA domain-containing protein, which yields MARVTRYSKFEGELDQLDSSELMQMIQEALLGQGMNDPYDPDPNARPSMDDLFDAILQALAERNMIPEEQLMEAMQADDIRETGLGQQIQRLMDKLQQDGFIRKEFEDGEGGGAGDPGDAKFQLTDKSIDFLGYKSLRDLMGGLGRSSAGSHDTREYASGVEMTGELKGYEFGDTMNLDTTATLGNVISKGFDNLEESDLVIRQAEYNSSAATVVLLDCSHSMILYGEDRFTPAKQVALALAHLIRTQYPGDTVKFVLFHDSAEEVPVGKLAQAQIGPYHTNTAGGLRLAQQLLKRENKDMKQIVMITDGKPSALTLPDGRIYKNAYGLDPYVLGATLREVANCRRSGIQVNTFMLARDPDLVGFVRRVSEMTRGKAYFTTPHNIGQYVLMDFMTNKTKMIN from the coding sequence ATGGCGCGTGTCACGCGGTACAGCAAGTTCGAGGGGGAACTCGATCAGCTCGACAGCAGCGAGTTGATGCAGATGATTCAGGAGGCGCTGCTGGGGCAGGGCATGAACGACCCGTACGACCCGGACCCGAACGCGCGCCCCAGCATGGACGACCTGTTCGACGCGATCCTGCAGGCGCTCGCGGAGCGGAACATGATCCCCGAGGAGCAGCTGATGGAGGCCATGCAGGCCGACGACATCCGCGAGACCGGGCTGGGCCAGCAGATCCAGCGGCTGATGGACAAGTTGCAGCAGGACGGATTCATCCGCAAGGAGTTCGAGGATGGCGAGGGGGGCGGCGCGGGTGATCCCGGCGACGCGAAGTTCCAGCTGACCGACAAGAGCATCGATTTCCTGGGGTACAAGAGCCTGCGGGACCTGATGGGCGGCCTGGGGCGCAGCAGCGCCGGGTCGCACGACACGCGCGAGTACGCGTCGGGCGTCGAGATGACCGGTGAACTCAAGGGGTACGAGTTCGGGGACACCATGAACCTCGACACGACCGCCACGCTCGGGAACGTGATCAGCAAGGGCTTCGACAACCTGGAGGAGTCGGATCTGGTGATCCGGCAGGCGGAGTACAACTCGTCGGCGGCGACGGTGGTGCTGCTGGACTGCTCGCACTCCATGATCCTGTACGGCGAGGACCGCTTCACGCCCGCCAAGCAGGTGGCGCTGGCGCTGGCGCACCTGATCCGCACGCAGTACCCGGGGGACACCGTGAAGTTCGTGCTGTTCCACGACAGCGCCGAGGAGGTCCCGGTCGGGAAGCTCGCGCAGGCGCAGATCGGGCCGTACCACACGAACACCGCGGGCGGCCTGCGGCTGGCGCAGCAGCTGCTGAAGCGGGAGAACAAGGACATGAAGCAGATCGTGATGATCACCGACGGGAAACCCTCGGCGCTGACGCTGCCGGACGGGCGCATCTACAAGAACGCGTACGGTCTGGACCCGTACGTGCTGGGCGCGACGCTGCGCGAGGTGGCGAACTGCCGCCGCAGCGGCATTCAGGTGAACACGTTCATGCTGGCCCGCGACCCGGATCTGGTGGGCTTCGTGCGCCGCGTCTCGGAGATGACGCGCGGCAAGGCGTACTTCACGACGCCGCACAACATCGGGCAGTACGTGCTGATGGACTTCATGACGAACAAGACGAAGATGATCAACTGA
- a CDS encoding type III pantothenate kinase, with the protein MPAFPLLAVDIGNTSTVIGLADEQLNLTNTWRIRTNREHLPDDLAMRLHGLLQLTGAPMPRAAILSSVAPPLGENYALALRRHFAVEAFEVRATNLPDVSVELDVPDAVGADRLCNLFGAEKYLGHHEYAVVVDFGTSTNFDVIGRGRRFLGGVLATGAQVSADALFSRAAKLPRITLQAPGTAIGKNTTHALQSGLVFGYAEMVDGLLRRIRAELPGPAVAIATGGFSRTIEGICREIDHYDETLTLRGLVELWASR; encoded by the coding sequence GTGCCTGCTTTCCCCCTCCTGGCCGTGGACATCGGCAACACCAGCACCGTCATCGGACTGGCCGACGAGCAGCTGAACCTCACGAACACCTGGCGGATCCGCACGAACCGCGAGCACCTCCCGGACGACCTCGCCATGCGCCTGCACGGGCTGCTGCAGTTGACGGGGGCGCCCATGCCGCGCGCGGCGATTCTCAGCAGCGTCGCGCCGCCCCTGGGGGAGAACTACGCGCTGGCGCTGCGCCGCCACTTCGCGGTGGAGGCCTTCGAGGTGCGCGCCACGAACCTCCCGGACGTCAGCGTGGAACTCGACGTGCCCGACGCCGTCGGCGCCGACCGCCTGTGCAACCTGTTCGGCGCGGAGAAGTACCTGGGGCACCACGAGTACGCCGTCGTGGTGGACTTCGGGACGAGCACGAACTTCGACGTGATCGGCCGGGGCCGCCGCTTCCTGGGGGGCGTGCTCGCCACGGGCGCGCAGGTCAGCGCCGACGCGCTGTTCAGCCGCGCCGCGAAACTGCCGCGCATCACGTTGCAGGCGCCGGGCACCGCCATCGGGAAGAACACCACGCACGCCCTGCAGTCCGGTCTGGTGTTCGGGTACGCGGAGATGGTGGACGGGCTGCTGCGCCGCATCCGCGCCGAACTGCCGGGTCCGGCGGTCGCCATCGCCACCGGGGGCTTCTCGCGCACCATTGAGGGCATCTGCCGCGAGATCGACCACTACGACGAGACGCTGACCCTGCGCGGCCTCGTGGAACTCTGGGCCAGCCGCTAG
- the sufC gene encoding Fe-S cluster assembly ATPase SufC gives MTHQLEIRNLHATVGDQPILKGINLTVPRGELHAIMGPNGNGKSTLAKVIVGDPEYTVTEGEILVDGQNILEMEPDERARLGVFLAFQYPVEIPGVTIANFLRLAMQARKAEGEEVSFTEFYGKLQSALKTLEWDESIVERYLNAGFSGGEKKRNEILQMLMLEPNYIIMDETDSGLDVDALKIVSKGVNSMRGPGLGGLIITHYQRLLDYIVPDKVHIILDGKVVQTGGPELAKKMDTEGYDWVKELATA, from the coding sequence ATGACCCACCAGCTCGAAATCCGCAACCTGCACGCCACCGTCGGCGACCAGCCCATCCTCAAAGGCATCAACCTGACCGTGCCCCGCGGCGAACTACACGCCATCATGGGCCCCAACGGCAACGGCAAGAGCACCCTCGCCAAGGTCATCGTCGGCGACCCCGAATACACCGTCACCGAAGGCGAAATCCTCGTCGACGGCCAGAACATCCTTGAGATGGAACCCGACGAACGCGCCCGCCTCGGCGTCTTCCTGGCCTTCCAGTACCCCGTCGAGATCCCCGGCGTCACCATCGCCAACTTCCTGCGCCTCGCCATGCAGGCCCGCAAAGCCGAAGGCGAAGAAGTGAGCTTCACCGAGTTCTACGGCAAACTCCAGAGCGCCCTCAAGACCCTCGAATGGGACGAGAGCATCGTCGAACGCTACCTGAACGCCGGCTTCTCGGGCGGCGAGAAGAAACGCAACGAGATCCTCCAGATGCTCATGCTGGAACCCAACTACATCATCATGGACGAAACCGACAGCGGCCTCGACGTCGACGCCCTGAAGATCGTCTCCAAGGGCGTGAACAGCATGCGCGGCCCGGGCCTCGGCGGCCTGATCATCACCCACTACCAGCGCCTGCTGGACTACATCGTCCCCGACAAGGTCCACATCATCCTCGACGGCAAGGTCGTCCAGACCGGCGGCCCCGAACTCGCCAAGAAGATGGACACCGAAGGCTACGACTGGGTCAAGGAACTCGCCACGGCGTAA
- a CDS encoding ATP-grasp domain-containing protein has product MAMRVVVPADYFQVRQPDEAFAEQAAAFAGLGWSVSTFAFDGDRVFRPALMPDETVLYRGWMLDEVGYRAFVGAVEAADAQVLTSPEAYLAAHHLPRWLPLLADVTPETVCFTDLDALPGSLAALGWDGFFVKDFVKSLKTGAGSRITRPDQIGELLERMAHFRGQVEGGVCVRRVENLDPASEVRFFVRGGRAFSADGAAVPQLVREVARRIASPFFSVDIARRADGAQRVVEVGDGQVSDLVGWTPAQFMAVWADSEV; this is encoded by the coding sequence ATGGCGATGCGGGTGGTGGTCCCGGCGGATTACTTTCAGGTGCGGCAGCCGGATGAGGCGTTCGCAGAGCAGGCAGCGGCGTTCGCGGGGCTGGGGTGGAGCGTGTCCACGTTCGCGTTCGATGGGGACCGGGTGTTCCGCCCGGCGCTGATGCCGGATGAGACGGTGCTGTACCGGGGCTGGATGCTGGATGAGGTGGGGTACCGGGCGTTCGTGGGTGCGGTGGAGGCGGCGGACGCGCAGGTGCTGACGTCACCGGAGGCGTATCTGGCGGCGCATCACCTGCCGCGCTGGTTGCCACTGCTGGCGGACGTGACGCCGGAGACGGTGTGCTTCACGGATCTGGACGCCCTGCCGGGGTCGCTGGCGGCGCTGGGCTGGGACGGGTTTTTCGTGAAGGACTTCGTGAAGTCCCTGAAGACCGGTGCGGGCAGCCGCATCACGCGCCCTGATCAGATCGGGGAGCTGCTGGAGCGCATGGCGCACTTCCGGGGTCAGGTCGAGGGTGGGGTGTGCGTGCGCCGCGTGGAGAACCTGGATCCGGCGTCGGAGGTGCGGTTTTTCGTGCGCGGGGGGCGGGCGTTCAGCGCGGATGGCGCGGCGGTGCCTCAGCTGGTGCGGGAGGTCGCGAGGCGGATCGCGTCGCCGTTCTTCTCGGTGGACATCGCCCGGCGTGCCGATGGGGCGCAGCGGGTGGTGGAGGTCGGGGACGGGCAGGTGTCGGATCTGGTGGGCTGGACGCCTGCGCAGTTCATGGCGGTGTGGGCAGACTCGGAGGTGTAG
- a CDS encoding MotA/TolQ/ExbB proton channel family protein, translating to MTILDLVRAAGPLLWVLLALSVYVVYLSVARAQALARLGADARTLVERARAVTAESGPHAALAEVDRAAHPSPAAQVLRAGLARADRGVPAAESAMHSALLHEDARLYAGLGALGTAAQVAPLLGLLGTVIGMVRSFLVFSQTTAPTPAQLATGISEALINTAGGLIVAVIAYVARGALRARADRIMVQAEQVREDLPGWLTRPAPTPAPVRADAPIPEVALTFGGAQ from the coding sequence ATGACCATCCTTGATCTGGTTCGCGCGGCTGGCCCGCTGTTGTGGGTGCTGCTGGCCCTGTCGGTGTACGTGGTCTACCTGAGCGTCGCCCGCGCGCAGGCGCTGGCCCGATTGGGCGCGGACGCCCGCACGCTGGTGGAACGCGCCCGCGCCGTCACCGCCGAGAGCGGCCCGCACGCCGCGCTGGCCGAGGTAGACCGCGCCGCGCACCCCAGCCCCGCCGCGCAGGTCCTGCGCGCCGGACTGGCCCGCGCCGACCGGGGCGTCCCCGCCGCCGAGAGCGCCATGCACTCCGCGCTGCTGCACGAGGACGCCCGTCTGTACGCCGGGCTGGGCGCGCTGGGCACCGCCGCGCAGGTCGCGCCGCTGCTGGGCCTGCTGGGCACCGTCATCGGCATGGTCCGCTCCTTCCTGGTGTTCAGCCAGACGACCGCCCCCACGCCCGCGCAACTGGCGACCGGGATCAGCGAGGCGCTGATCAACACGGCGGGCGGCCTGATCGTCGCCGTGATCGCGTACGTGGCGCGCGGCGCGCTGCGGGCCCGCGCCGACCGGATCATGGTGCAGGCCGAACAGGTGCGCGAGGACCTGCCCGGCTGGCTGACCCGCCCCGCCCCCACCCCGGCCCCCGTGCGCGCCGACGCACCCATCCCGGAGGTCGCCCTGACGTTCGGCGGCGCGCAGTGA
- a CDS encoding ExbD/TolR family protein, with the protein MTRPARRRFRGDHDPVTFDFAPMVDIVLLLLIFFFLTSTLGARQNALPLDLPRASSSVQETPDLPIVSVNRAGQVFLNGKATTLAKLGAQLRPLAEQSGGVVGLRADERGSYGTVVGVMDEIKKAGGTRLALGTQTGQDGGAAP; encoded by the coding sequence ATGACCCGCCCCGCCCGCCGCCGCTTCCGGGGGGATCACGACCCGGTGACGTTCGACTTCGCGCCGATGGTGGACATCGTACTGCTGCTGCTGATCTTCTTCTTCCTGACGAGCACGCTGGGTGCGCGGCAGAACGCGCTGCCGCTGGACCTGCCCCGCGCGAGCAGCAGCGTGCAGGAAACGCCGGACCTGCCCATCGTGAGTGTCAACCGCGCCGGGCAGGTGTTCCTGAACGGCAAGGCCACCACCCTGGCCAAACTGGGCGCGCAACTGCGGCCCCTGGCGGAACAGTCGGGCGGCGTGGTGGGCCTGCGCGCCGACGAGCGCGGCAGTTACGGCACCGTCGTCGGCGTGATGGATGAGATCAAGAAGGCGGGCGGCACCCGCCTCGCACTGGGCACGCAGACCGGGCAGGACGGCGGGGCCGCACCGTGA
- the sufD gene encoding Fe-S cluster assembly protein SufD, with amino-acid sequence MTQFNDQLAQVQGPEWLTAKRRESLKLFTTLEVPQESVEAWKYTRVDVDFDALRPHGKRDVVSDVSALPASVQERLSGTDVGAFLVLDGPDVVYRTELPAELTAKGVIFTDLKSAVEQHADKVQQYLYSVVPAEVPDDTTIAAPGTTPSKSPDPSEGKFSALAAALWTNGAFVYVPRGVEVELPLGSFRVMSDAGTYTATRTLVVAEENAQVTFIDEQDSEALPGTYAIGAVELVVKDGARVRYVSIQNWGEGVTHIQRQRGDVGRDATLNSLVVTMGGTLSRTEMQSYLRGQGADSEMLALYFANADQHFDHYTLQHHAAANAHSDLLYKGVNNDQAVGVFSGMIKVDLGAQKTDAYQKHRTLMLSSEARNYSVPQLEINANDVRCSHGSTTSPVDQEALFFLRSRGISKETAEKMLVTAFLEDVLGRVPLASVVKYIEGIIAKKVGAA; translated from the coding sequence ATGACGCAATTCAATGATCAACTGGCGCAGGTGCAGGGGCCCGAGTGGCTGACCGCGAAGCGCAGGGAAAGCCTGAAGCTGTTCACGACGCTGGAGGTGCCGCAGGAGTCGGTGGAGGCGTGGAAGTACACGCGCGTGGACGTGGATTTCGACGCGCTGCGCCCCCACGGGAAGCGTGACGTGGTGTCGGACGTGTCGGCGCTGCCCGCGAGCGTGCAGGAGCGCCTGAGCGGCACGGACGTGGGCGCGTTCCTCGTGCTGGACGGCCCGGACGTGGTGTACCGCACGGAACTCCCCGCCGAACTGACGGCGAAGGGCGTGATCTTCACGGATCTGAAGTCGGCGGTGGAGCAGCACGCGGACAAGGTGCAGCAGTACCTGTACAGCGTGGTGCCGGCCGAGGTGCCGGACGACACGACGATCGCCGCGCCGGGCACGACGCCCAGCAAGAGCCCGGATCCCAGCGAAGGGAAGTTCAGTGCGCTGGCAGCGGCCCTGTGGACGAACGGTGCGTTCGTGTACGTGCCGCGCGGCGTGGAGGTCGAACTGCCCCTGGGGAGCTTCCGCGTCATGAGCGACGCGGGGACGTACACCGCGACCCGCACGCTGGTCGTCGCCGAGGAGAACGCGCAGGTGACGTTCATCGACGAGCAGGACAGCGAGGCGCTGCCCGGCACGTACGCGATCGGCGCGGTGGAACTCGTCGTGAAGGACGGCGCGCGCGTCCGGTACGTCAGCATCCAGAACTGGGGCGAGGGCGTCACGCACATCCAGCGTCAGCGTGGCGACGTGGGCCGTGACGCGACCCTGAACTCCCTGGTCGTCACGATGGGCGGCACCCTGAGCCGCACCGAGATGCAGTCCTACCTGCGCGGGCAGGGTGCGGACAGCGAGATGCTGGCCCTGTACTTCGCGAACGCCGACCAGCACTTCGATCACTACACCCTGCAGCACCACGCGGCCGCGAACGCGCACAGCGACCTGCTGTACAAGGGCGTGAACAACGACCAGGCCGTCGGGGTGTTCAGCGGCATGATCAAGGTGGACCTGGGCGCGCAGAAGACCGACGCGTACCAGAAGCACCGCACCCTGATGCTCAGCAGCGAGGCCCGCAACTACAGCGTCCCGCAGCTGGAAATCAACGCGAACGACGTCCGCTGCAGCCACGGCAGCACCACCAGCCCCGTGGATCAGGAGGCGCTGTTCTTCCTGCGGTCGCGCGGCATCAGCAAGGAAACCGCCGAGAAGATGCTCGTCACCGCGTTCCTGGAGGACGTGCTGGGCCGCGTGCCCCTGGCGAGCGTCGTGAAGTACATCGAGGGCATCATCGCCAAGAAGGTCGGCGCGGCGTAA
- a CDS encoding pyridoxamine 5'-phosphate oxidase family protein produces MPGTLKDLARLMRGLDLCLLTTTTAYGHLGSRPMSNNGEVDYDGTSHFFTWADSRAARDIEKNKNVQLGFQSQKPFLFIAVQGDATLTTHRPTMEPHWQDQLTQWFKEGLDTPGLTMITVKARRVNWWGEEEGELELG; encoded by the coding sequence ATGCCCGGCACCCTGAAAGACCTCGCGCGCCTCATGCGCGGCCTCGACCTCTGCCTCCTGACCACCACCACCGCGTACGGCCACCTCGGCTCGCGCCCCATGAGCAACAACGGCGAGGTCGACTACGACGGCACCAGCCACTTCTTCACCTGGGCTGACAGCCGCGCCGCCCGTGACATCGAGAAGAACAAGAACGTCCAGCTGGGCTTCCAGTCGCAGAAACCCTTCCTGTTCATCGCCGTGCAGGGCGACGCGACCCTCACCACCCACCGCCCCACCATGGAACCCCACTGGCAGGACCAGCTGACCCAGTGGTTCAAAGAAGGGCTGGACACCCCCGGCCTGACCATGATCACCGTCAAGGCCCGCCGCGTGAACTGGTGGGGCGAGGAAGAAGGCGAACTGGAACTCGGCTGA
- a CDS encoding VOC family protein: MKLNHINLGVTDVPLAVEIFERFFGLRPAVGMPRNDAMTFLLDDADALISVFRVRDVVYPKVFHIGFLQESPEQVRAIHAQLTQGGFMVPEPVANHGRLTFYFDAPFGVVIEVEAFLGGEPRGGREEGS; encoded by the coding sequence ATGAAACTGAATCACATCAATCTGGGTGTCACGGACGTGCCGCTGGCGGTCGAGATCTTCGAGCGGTTCTTCGGGTTGCGGCCGGCGGTCGGCATGCCGCGCAACGACGCGATGACGTTCCTGCTGGACGACGCGGACGCGCTGATCTCGGTGTTCCGGGTGAGGGACGTGGTGTACCCGAAGGTGTTCCACATCGGGTTCCTTCAGGAGTCGCCGGAGCAGGTGCGGGCGATTCACGCGCAGCTGACGCAGGGTGGGTTCATGGTGCCTGAACCGGTGGCGAACCACGGTCGGCTCACATTCTATTTTGACGCGCCGTTCGGCGTGGTGATCGAGGTCGAGGCGTTTCTCGGCGGCGAGCCACGGGGCGGGCGCGAGGAGGGTTCATGA
- a CDS encoding DinB family protein → MNVDLGTVRAQLARTPGVLDALLRGLPQAWAELDEGPGTWSPRGVVAHLSHADRTNWLPRARVLLAAGEAEVFPPFDRAGHQAAEAARSLDELLDDFAAVREESLDALDALTLGAAELGRRGTHPEFGSVTLAQLLATWAAHDLDHVLQITRTLGGGYREAVGPWRAYLRIMRPA, encoded by the coding sequence ATGAACGTGGATCTGGGGACGGTGCGGGCGCAGCTGGCGCGGACGCCGGGCGTGCTGGACGCGCTCCTGCGCGGGTTGCCACAGGCGTGGGCGGAGCTGGACGAGGGGCCGGGGACGTGGTCGCCGCGTGGGGTGGTGGCGCACCTGTCGCACGCGGACCGCACGAACTGGCTGCCGCGGGCGCGGGTGCTGCTCGCGGCGGGGGAGGCGGAGGTGTTCCCGCCGTTCGACCGGGCCGGGCATCAGGCGGCGGAGGCGGCGCGGTCGCTGGATGAACTGCTGGACGACTTCGCGGCGGTGCGAGAGGAGAGCTTGGACGCGCTGGACGCCCTGACCCTGGGCGCGGCGGAACTGGGACGGCGCGGCACGCACCCCGAGTTCGGGTCGGTGACGCTGGCGCAGTTGCTGGCGACCTGGGCGGCGCATGACCTGGATCACGTCCTTCAGATCACGCGCACGCTGGGGGGCGGGTACCGGGAGGCGGTGGGGCCGTGGCGGGCGTACCTGCGGATCATGCGGCCCGCGTAG
- a CDS encoding cobalamin-binding protein encodes MTAPHRIVSLLPSATDLLFDLLTHLGLGERVVGVSHSCDHPRARHLPVLTRSIVDSAAPQAEIDRAVSEAVREGRALYQVDGELLDRLAPDLVVTQGVCEVCAVTPGTLQDAVRYLPGCLPAANVLSLEGKSVQGILDDLRALAAAAGVPETGEALARQAQADWDAIQPAPHAPRVLTLEWTEPPFYGGHWVPEQVERAGGVNVLGTPGTDSGRATWDQIAPLRPDVSVVLCCGYGLSDNVTFARDLPDLPLGEVWAVDANALFSRPALGVVRGAQVLADLLRGQAAPGLSERIR; translated from the coding sequence ATGACCGCCCCGCACCGCATCGTCAGCCTGCTGCCCAGCGCCACCGACCTGCTGTTCGACCTGCTGACCCACCTGGGCCTGGGGGAACGCGTGGTGGGCGTCAGTCACTCCTGCGACCACCCGCGCGCCCGGCACCTGCCGGTCCTGACCCGCTCCATCGTGGACAGCGCCGCCCCGCAGGCCGAGATCGACCGGGCCGTCAGTGAAGCCGTGCGGGAGGGCCGCGCCCTGTACCAGGTGGACGGCGAACTGCTCGACCGGCTGGCCCCCGATCTGGTCGTCACGCAGGGGGTCTGCGAGGTGTGCGCCGTCACGCCCGGCACGCTACAGGACGCCGTGCGGTACCTGCCCGGCTGCCTGCCCGCCGCGAACGTCCTCAGCCTGGAAGGCAAGAGCGTGCAGGGCATCCTGGACGACCTGCGCGCCCTGGCCGCCGCCGCCGGTGTCCCCGAGACCGGTGAGGCCCTCGCCCGGCAGGCGCAGGCCGACTGGGACGCCATCCAGCCCGCCCCCCACGCGCCGCGAGTCCTGACGCTGGAATGGACCGAACCCCCGTTCTACGGTGGGCACTGGGTGCCCGAGCAGGTGGAGAGGGCGGGCGGCGTGAACGTCCTGGGCACCCCCGGCACCGACTCGGGCCGCGCCACCTGGGACCAGATCGCGCCCCTGCGACCGGACGTGAGCGTCGTCCTGTGCTGCGGGTACGGCCTGAGCGACAACGTCACGTTCGCCCGCGACCTGCCCGACCTCCCGCTGGGAGAGGTGTGGGCGGTGGACGCCAACGCGCTGTTCAGCCGCCCCGCGCTGGGCGTCGTGCGCGGGGCGCAGGTCCTCGCCGACCTGCTGCGCGGCCAGGCAGCCCCCGGCCTCAGCGAACGCATCCGCTGA